The region TACAGCTCCGGTGCATCCTCAAGGGAGGCCTGGTGGGTGACCAGGTTGGTGACGCCCAGCGGATCGGCGGGATCCTCGACCAGCGGCATCAGGTCCTCGGTCCAGCGCTTGACGTTGCACTGGCCCATCCGCAGGTTCAGCTGCTTGTCGAACATGGCCATCAGGTTCATCGGGTCGGCCGTGCCGCCGTAAACGCCGCTCAGGGACACCGTGCCCCCGCGGCGGACTGCGTCAATGGCACCGTGCAGGGCGGACAGGCGGTCCGTTCCGGCGGTTTCCATTGCCTTCTGCGCCAGCTTGTCCGGCAGCAGTCCGACGACGGTCTGGGCTGCCTTGCCCACGGGGGAGCCATGGGCCTCCATGCCGACGGCGTCCACCACAGAGTCCGGTCCGCGGCCGTCCGTCATTTCACGCAGTTCGTCGGCGACGTCCTTGTGCAGGTCCAGGGTTTCCACGCCGTACTGGCCGGCAAGCTTCCGGCGTTCCTCCACCGGCTCGACGCCAATGACACGGTAGCCCAGGTGTGTGCCGATGCGGGCGGCGAACTGGCCGACCGGGCCCAGGCCGTACACGGCGAGGGTGCCGCCGTCGGGCACGTTGGCGTACTGGACGCCCTGCCAGGCCGTGGGAAGGATGTCGGAGAGGAACAGGTACCGGTGGTCCGGGAGTTCGGTGCCGACCTTGATGGGGTTGTAGTCGGCCAGCGGCACCCGGAGGTACTCGGCCTGTCCGCCGGGAACGGAGCCGTACAGCTCGGAGAAGCCGAACAGGGCAGCGCCGGAACCCTTTTCGCGGACCTGGGTGACCTCGCACTGGGTCTGCAGGCCCTGGCGGCACATGAAGCACTCGCCGCAGGCGATCTGGAAGGGGATGACCACGCGGTCGCCCTTCTTCAGGCTGGTGACAGCGGAGCCGACTTCCTCGACGATGCCCATGGACTCGTGGCCGAGGATGTCACCCGGCTTCATGTACGGCAGGAGCACGCCGTAAAGGTGAAGGTCGGAGCCGCATACGGCGGTGGAAGTGACGCGGATGATGGCGTCGGTCGGTTCCTGGATCACCGGATCCGGAACCACCTCTACGCTGACGGACTCTTTTCCCTGCCATGTAACTGCTTTCACGTGCGAACCTCCTGCTAGTTGCATTCTGAGTGCGTTGAAAGAACTAACTCCATTGTGTCAATTCATAAGCGTACTGACAAAACAGCTGTTTGTTCGGGCAGAATGCTGCCTCCGGGTGGGCGGGAGGGTGCGCGGCGAGCGGGCTAGGGGCGGCGGCCCGGCAGGACACGCCACTGAGGTGCGGTTCCGGCGGGTATCGCGGCGTCCCCGGGTCCGGGCTCACGGGCCCCGGCAAGGACCCGGGTATCCCGGCACAGGATCATTGCCAGTGCGGTGTCGTTATCCAGTGCTTCCCGGCTCCCCGGGAGGAGGCCGCCCGCGGTCGGATGGCCGGGCAGGGCGTCCGGTGGAAGCTGGATATGCACGCGCAGCTGCAGGTTGGCAGGCGCTGAGCGTTCGACGTCGTCCGCGACCCCGGCGAGCACCTCCAAAGCGGCGGCCTCAATCCGGACGGTGCGCGTGAGGTTCACGCAGATGTCAGCGCCCAGGGTGGCGGTGTGCTGGAGGATGTTCAGCAGGGTCTCGCAGCTGGCGCCCGTGAGTTCTCCACGGACTTCAATCGAGGCGGCTGCATTCCGCGTATCTATCTGGACCAGAACACGCAGCGGATTTTCCATGTCTTCTCCACGCCGACAGGTATCCCCGGCCGCTGCTTAACCGGGTCTGCAACCGTACCAACGCGGATGTCCTGCTGTCTGCCGTTCTTCCCCTTTTAGCGGATTTCGGTTGCAAACCGTCAAAAGGTAGCTGCGGATTCCTTGTGGTGTTCGACGACGGCGGCGGTTGCCTCCGCAATGGCCTCCTCTTCGTCGGTGGGCACCACGAGGACGGAAATGGCAGAGTCGGGCGTACTGATCCGCCGGGCCTGCTTGCCGGGTGCCAGATTGGCTTCGGGGTCGAGCCGGATGCCGAGGGGGCCCAGCTGGTCCACCACCAGCCGGCGGAAATGCCAGCCGTTTTCGCCGATCCCGGCAGTGAAAACCACCGCCTGCGCGCCGCCCACGGCCACGTGGTAGGCGCCGATGTACTTGGCCAGCCGGTAGGCGGCCACGGTCAGGGCCAGCCGAGCCTGCTCATTGCCGTTGTCGGCCGCTTCCTCGATTCCGCGCATGTCCGACTCGCCGGCCAGGGCCCGCAGCCCGGATTCCCGGTTGAGCAGGTTGTCCAGGGTGTCGGCGTCGTACCCCTGCCGGGCCAGGAAAACGAGGATCGACGGGTCAACGTCTCCGCTGCGGGTGCCCATCACCAGGCCCTCCAAGGGAGTGAATCCCATGGAGGTGTCGATGCTCCTGCCGTCCTTGATGGCCGCCACCGAGGCACCGTTGCCCAGATGGGCGATCACGCCGTCGAACTTTGACGGCTCGATGCCCAGGAAGCGTGCAGCCGCCGGTGCGACGTAGGCGTAGCTGGTGCCGTGGAAGCCGTAGCGGCGGATGCCGTGACGCCGGTACAGGCTGTCGGGCAGTGCGTAGCGCCACGCGTGTTCGGGCAGGGTGCGGTGGAAAGCGGTGTCGAAGACGGCCACCTGCGGCATCTTCGGCCATTTTTCATGGACGGCGCGGATGCCCATGGCGCTCGCGGGGTTGTGCAACGGGGCCAGCGGGCTGAGCCGTTCAATCGAGCGGACAATCTCGTTGTTGACCAATACGGGTTCGCTGAAGCGTTCCCCGCCGTGCACCACCCGATGCCCCACGGCGTCGATTGTGCGTCCGTCCAGCTCATCGCGGAGCCGGCTGCTGAGTTCTTCCAGCGCGGACGCGTGGTCCGGAACCACGTCGCCGATCCGGTCGATGATCCCCTTGGCCAGCAGTTCCTGGGTATCGGTCTCCCGGACCTGATACTTCAGCGAAGAGGATCCGGAATTGATGACAAGAACCAGCATTTAATCCTCCTGTGCCTGCACTGCGGTGATGGCCACGGTGTTCACGATGTCCTCGACGGTGCAGCCGCGGCTGAGGTCGTTGACTGGTTTGCGCAGGCCCTGCAGGATCGGGCCCACGGCCACGGCTCCGGCGGACTGCTGCACGGCCTTGTAGGTGTTATTTCCGGTATTCAGGTCGGGGAAGATGAATACCGTGGCCTGTCCCGCCACTGAGGACCCGGGTGCCTTGGAGGCCGCTACGGAGGCATCGACGG is a window of Arthrobacter sp. zg-Y1171 DNA encoding:
- a CDS encoding zinc-dependent alcohol dehydrogenase; the encoded protein is MKAVTWQGKESVSVEVVPDPVIQEPTDAIIRVTSTAVCGSDLHLYGVLLPYMKPGDILGHESMGIVEEVGSAVTSLKKGDRVVIPFQIACGECFMCRQGLQTQCEVTQVREKGSGAALFGFSELYGSVPGGQAEYLRVPLADYNPIKVGTELPDHRYLFLSDILPTAWQGVQYANVPDGGTLAVYGLGPVGQFAARIGTHLGYRVIGVEPVEERRKLAGQYGVETLDLHKDVADELREMTDGRGPDSVVDAVGMEAHGSPVGKAAQTVVGLLPDKLAQKAMETAGTDRLSALHGAIDAVRRGGTVSLSGVYGGTADPMNLMAMFDKQLNLRMGQCNVKRWTEDLMPLVEDPADPLGVTNLVTHQASLEDAPELYEKFQKKEDGCIKVVFQPGIQN
- a CDS encoding acetate/propionate family kinase; the encoded protein is MLVLVINSGSSSLKYQVRETDTQELLAKGIIDRIGDVVPDHASALEELSSRLRDELDGRTIDAVGHRVVHGGERFSEPVLVNNEIVRSIERLSPLAPLHNPASAMGIRAVHEKWPKMPQVAVFDTAFHRTLPEHAWRYALPDSLYRRHGIRRYGFHGTSYAYVAPAAARFLGIEPSKFDGVIAHLGNGASVAAIKDGRSIDTSMGFTPLEGLVMGTRSGDVDPSILVFLARQGYDADTLDNLLNRESGLRALAGESDMRGIEEAADNGNEQARLALTVAAYRLAKYIGAYHVAVGGAQAVVFTAGIGENGWHFRRLVVDQLGPLGIRLDPEANLAPGKQARRISTPDSAISVLVVPTDEEEAIAEATAAVVEHHKESAATF